The following proteins are co-located in the Chloroflexota bacterium genome:
- a CDS encoding class I SAM-dependent methyltransferase produces the protein MPPSCAPSPGDSDYTAWMLAPVDPHAVYAALDAGCGNGTRTAALRRRLAPHALVTAVDLDRDAVRASGSIPGVDAARADISRLPHPDGSFDLVLAGHVLYYPSDPAGWLWEIRRVMSSRGMLLAATNSARSGRRLLDLHVDACRSAGKAAMAARALAPTARHRFTLENGADQLRRVFADVTVRWRDDPLVFDSVAGALAAYRAGLFARGAPARMSSADRERLADLLAPHMRASLMAAADAQGRIVIPRRSGCFTARG, from the coding sequence GACTACACCGCCTGGATGCTCGCGCCCGTCGATCCGCACGCGGTCTACGCGGCGCTCGACGCCGGCTGCGGAAACGGGACGCGTACCGCGGCGCTGCGCCGGCGGCTGGCGCCGCACGCGCTTGTCACCGCCGTTGATCTCGACCGCGACGCCGTACGCGCCAGCGGGTCGATCCCCGGCGTCGATGCCGCACGCGCCGACATTTCGCGCCTGCCTCACCCCGACGGCTCCTTCGACCTGGTCCTCGCGGGTCACGTGCTCTACTACCCGAGCGACCCCGCCGGCTGGCTGTGGGAGATCCGCCGCGTGATGTCGTCGCGCGGCATGCTGCTCGCCGCCACCAACAGCGCGCGGTCCGGTCGTCGCCTCCTGGACCTGCATGTGGACGCCTGCCGCAGCGCCGGCAAGGCGGCCATGGCCGCGCGCGCCCTCGCGCCCACCGCGCGCCACCGCTTCACGCTCGAGAACGGCGCCGACCAGCTGCGCCGGGTCTTTGCCGATGTGACGGTGCGCTGGCGGGATGACCCACTGGTGTTCGACTCCGTGGCGGGGGCGCTTGCCGCCTACCGCGCGGGGCTATTCGCGCGGGGCGCGCCGGCTCGGATGTCGTCTGCCGATCGCGAGCGTCTGGCAGACCTGCTCGCACCCCACATGCGCGCCTCGCTCATGGCCGCGGCGGATGCGCAAGGGCGAATCGTCATCCCCCGCCGCAGCGGCTGCTTCACCGCGCGCGGCTAG